From Camelus dromedarius isolate mCamDro1 chromosome 2, mCamDro1.pat, whole genome shotgun sequence, one genomic window encodes:
- the RWDD2B gene encoding RWD domain-containing protein 2B has translation MTEIEQAEAQLSELDLLASMFPGENELVVNDQLALAELKDCIEKRTMEGRSSKVYFTINMDVDVSEEAMVMFSLACIFPFKYPAVLPEITVRSVLLSRSQQTQLNTDLTAYLQKNCLGDVCILNATEWVREHASGYVSKDVTPLAAPGSTAQPVDLILTRLWIYSHHIYNKCKRKNILEWAKELSLSGFSMPGKPGVVCVEGPQSACEEFWSRLRKLNWKRILIRHREDIPLDGTSEEMGRQRKFSVFEEKVFSVNGARGNHMDFGQLYQFLNARGCGDVFQMFFGVEGQ, from the exons ATGACTGAGATcgagcaggcagaggcccagcTCTCTGAGTTGGACCTGCTAGCCAGCATGTTCCCTGGTGAGAATGAGCTCGTAGTGAATGACCAGCTGGCTCTGGCAGAACTGAAAGACTGTATTGAGAAGAGGACAATGGAGGGACGATCTTCAAAAGTTTACTTTACTATCAATATGGATGTGGACGTATCTGAGGAAGCAATG gtgatGTTTTCTCTGGcctgtatttttccctttaaataccCTGCAGTTCTGCCTGAAATTACTGTCAG ATCAGTATTATTAAGTAGATCCCAGCAGACTCAGCTGAATACAGATCTGACCGCATATCTGCAAAAGAATTGTCTCGGAGATGTCTGTATACTGAATGCCACAGAGTGGGTTAGAGAACATGCTTCTGGCTATGTCAGCAAAGACGTCACACCTCTGGCTGCTCCAGGAAGTACAGCCCAGCCAGTCGACCTTATTCTTACAAGACTGTGGATCTATAGCCATCACATCTATaacaaatgcaaaagaaagaatattctagAGTGGGCAAAGGAGCTTTCCCTGTCTGGGTTTAGCATGCCTGGGAAACCTGGTGTTGTTTGTGTGGAAGGCCCACAAAGTGCCTGTGAAGAATTCTGGTCAAG actcAGAAAATTAAATTGGAAGAGAATTTTAATCCGCCATCGAGAAGACATTCCTTTGGATGGTACAAGTGAGGAAAtgggaagacaaagaaaattctcagtttttgaagaaaaagtaTTCAGTGTGAATGGAGCCAGAGGAAACCACATGGACTTTGGCCAGCTGTATCAGTTTCTGAATGCCAGAGGATGTGGGGATGTTTTCCAGATGTTCTTTGGTGTGGAAGGACAATAA